In Camelina sativa cultivar DH55 chromosome 16, Cs, whole genome shotgun sequence, a single window of DNA contains:
- the LOC104751626 gene encoding uncharacterized protein LOC104751626 isoform X1 has product MGQPKVSTDDGSNPGEPCDISSEVLTAGDRNLLKVELRLEETNYVSWKKLMYEATKENGLFPSSPDPSLNANPNFEFPLARKAPTDNEVAGQPQAYRFNTVIQKIERLYMGRDSSDGEELGGAPDDDEYDTEDSFIDDAELDDYFEVDNSPIKHDGFFISRGKLERIEPTTSNQKPKKRRRKKSAKPCGDVVDVSRKQAKMAKTAEGKDQSAVPEPSLKNISNDSKTVPDSIPHTDEANHQPRNSTSPKSKAAESSAPLHPICSSKNAHQESNSLPGKSRPNVSAKSTVVCQQENSGMHDLNIATKKSGSIVRPKSSTLEKAIRELEKVVAESSPPAATENQGADISSQAVKRRLPIDVKLKLAKVARIAQGSQGNVSGELINRLMNIVGHLIQIRSLKRNLKLMIESGDNANREKDTRFQQIKNEVIEMLKTRIPLMESQANNQEAGTSDDFLDVGSVGKPPLKKFVMDAALEGKLCDLYDNFVEGLDEDSSSQIRKLYANLAELWPNSLMDNREIKRAICREKERRRALKGNLGKEMDQTKTTNGKHTQLVQKSEGTTYPDKASGVGVKASVDLSETTTSLVHSQSDNSKQQHEKLKGASSNPAANGKTVKRKKKTGKKESHLPAEKHLVLGLKQQTHPQAKA; this is encoded by the exons GATGACGGTTCAAATCCCGGCGAACCGTGTGATATCTCGTCTGAGGTATTGACTGCTGGTGATCGGAATTTACTTAAGGTTGAGCTTCGTCTTGAGGAGACGAATTACGTATCGTGGAAGAAGCTTATGTATGAGGCTACCAAGGAGAACGGCTTGTTTCCTTCGTCCCCCGACCCGTCTCTCAATGCTAACCCTAACTTCGAGTTTCCCCTTGCTCGG AAGGCACCAACAGATAATGAAGTGGCTGGCCAACCTCAAGCCTATCGTTTTAACACCGTTATACAGAAGATTGAGAGGCTCTACATG GGTAGAGATAGTAGTGATGGGGAAGAGCTAGGTGGTGCCCCAGATGATGACGAGTATGACACTGAAGATTCATTTATCGATGACGCTGAATTG GATGATTATTTTGAGGTTGATAATTCGCCAATTAAGCATGATGGATTTTTTATCAGTAGAGGAAAATTAGAACGGAT TGAACCAACAACTTCAAACCAGAAACCAAAGAAAAGGCGAAGGAAAAAATCAGCAAAACCTTGCGGCGATGTTGTTGATGTATCCAGAAAACAAGCCAAGATGGCCAAGACGGCTGAGGGAAAG GATCAATCAGCTGTTCCTGAGCCCTCTTTGAAGAACATTTCCAACGATTCAAAGACAGTGCCGGACTCAATTCCCCATACTGATGAAGCGAATCATCAGCCAAGGAACTCCACAAGTCCGAAGTCAAAGGCAGCTGAATCTTCTGCCCCCCTCCATCCAATTTGCAGCAGCAAAAATGCTCATCAAGAATCCAACTCCCTTCCAGGAAAATCTCGACCAAATGTTTCGGCAAAATCAACAGTAGTCTGTCAGCAAGAAAACAGTGGCATGCATGACCTGAACATTGCAACA AAAAAAAGTGGTTCAATTGTCAGACCTAAATCCTCGACTCTTGAGAAAGCCATCAGGGAATTGGAGAAGGTGGTCGCTGAAT CAAGCCCTCCTGCTGCGACAGAGAATCAAGGCGCTGATATCTCATCCCAAGCAGTGAAGAGGAGATTGCCAATAGATGTAAAGTTGAAGCTTGCTAAAGTTGCTAGAATTGCG cAGGGGAGCCAAGGGAATGTATCAGGAGAGTTAATCAATCGTCTCATGAACATTGTTGGTCATCTAATACAGATTAGATCACTTAAG AGGAACTTGAAACTCATGATTGAGTCGGGTGATAATGCAAATCGAGAAAAAGATACGAGATTTCAACAGATCAAGAATGAAGTTATCGAGATGCTAAAAACACGAATTCCACTAATGGAATCACAG GCAAACAATCAAGAAGCTGGAACGTCAGATGATTTTCTGGATGTTGGCTCTGTTGGAAAGCCACCTTTGAAGAAGTTTGTCATGGATGCGGCGCTGGAGGGAAAATTGTGTGATCTATATGACAACTTTGTTGAG GGATTGGATGAAGATTCGAGTTCTCAGATCAGAAAGCTTTATGCAAAT CTAGCTGAACTCTGGCCAAATAGTTTAATGGACAATCGTGAGATCAAGCGTGCCATTTGTCGGGAAAAGGAAAGGCGGAGAGCATTGAAAGGAAACCTCGGGAAAGAGATG GATCAAACGAAGACAACAAATGGGAAACATACACAACTGGTCCAAAAGTCAGAGGGTACTACTTATCCCGACAAGGCTTCAGGTGTTGGAGTTAAAGCTAGTGTTGATCTTAGTGAAACCACCACATCCTTAGTCCACAGTCAATCTGACAATTCAAAGCAGCAACACGAGAAACTAAAGGGAGCTTCGAGCAACCCTGCAGCAAATGGAAAGActgtcaaaagaaagaaaaaaacaggtAAAAAAGAATCTCACTTGCCTGCAGAGAAACATCTGGTTTTGGGCTTGAAGCAGCAGACACATCCCCAGGCCAAAGCATAG
- the LOC104751626 gene encoding uncharacterized protein LOC104751626 isoform X2 has protein sequence MGQPKVSTDDGSNPGEPCDISSEVLTAGDRNLLKVELRLEETNYVSWKKLMYEATKENGLFPSSPDPSLNANPNFEFPLARKAPTDNEVAGQPQAYRFNTVIQKIERLYMGRDSSDGEELGGAPDDDEYDTEDSFIDDAELDDYFEVDNSPIKHDGFFISRGKLERIEPTTSNQKPKKRRRKKSAKPCGDVVDVSRKQAKMAKTAEGKDQSAVPEPSLKNISNDSKTVPDSIPHTDEANHQPRNSTSPKSKAAESSAPLHPICSSKNAHQESNSLPGKSRPNVSAKSTVVCQQENSGMHDLNIATKKSGSIVRPKSSTLEKAIRELEKVVAESSPPAATENQGADISSQAVKRRLPIDVKLKLAKVARIAGSQGNVSGELINRLMNIVGHLIQIRSLKRNLKLMIESGDNANREKDTRFQQIKNEVIEMLKTRIPLMESQANNQEAGTSDDFLDVGSVGKPPLKKFVMDAALEGKLCDLYDNFVEGLDEDSSSQIRKLYANLAELWPNSLMDNREIKRAICREKERRRALKGNLGKEMDQTKTTNGKHTQLVQKSEGTTYPDKASGVGVKASVDLSETTTSLVHSQSDNSKQQHEKLKGASSNPAANGKTVKRKKKTGKKESHLPAEKHLVLGLKQQTHPQAKA, from the exons GATGACGGTTCAAATCCCGGCGAACCGTGTGATATCTCGTCTGAGGTATTGACTGCTGGTGATCGGAATTTACTTAAGGTTGAGCTTCGTCTTGAGGAGACGAATTACGTATCGTGGAAGAAGCTTATGTATGAGGCTACCAAGGAGAACGGCTTGTTTCCTTCGTCCCCCGACCCGTCTCTCAATGCTAACCCTAACTTCGAGTTTCCCCTTGCTCGG AAGGCACCAACAGATAATGAAGTGGCTGGCCAACCTCAAGCCTATCGTTTTAACACCGTTATACAGAAGATTGAGAGGCTCTACATG GGTAGAGATAGTAGTGATGGGGAAGAGCTAGGTGGTGCCCCAGATGATGACGAGTATGACACTGAAGATTCATTTATCGATGACGCTGAATTG GATGATTATTTTGAGGTTGATAATTCGCCAATTAAGCATGATGGATTTTTTATCAGTAGAGGAAAATTAGAACGGAT TGAACCAACAACTTCAAACCAGAAACCAAAGAAAAGGCGAAGGAAAAAATCAGCAAAACCTTGCGGCGATGTTGTTGATGTATCCAGAAAACAAGCCAAGATGGCCAAGACGGCTGAGGGAAAG GATCAATCAGCTGTTCCTGAGCCCTCTTTGAAGAACATTTCCAACGATTCAAAGACAGTGCCGGACTCAATTCCCCATACTGATGAAGCGAATCATCAGCCAAGGAACTCCACAAGTCCGAAGTCAAAGGCAGCTGAATCTTCTGCCCCCCTCCATCCAATTTGCAGCAGCAAAAATGCTCATCAAGAATCCAACTCCCTTCCAGGAAAATCTCGACCAAATGTTTCGGCAAAATCAACAGTAGTCTGTCAGCAAGAAAACAGTGGCATGCATGACCTGAACATTGCAACA AAAAAAAGTGGTTCAATTGTCAGACCTAAATCCTCGACTCTTGAGAAAGCCATCAGGGAATTGGAGAAGGTGGTCGCTGAAT CAAGCCCTCCTGCTGCGACAGAGAATCAAGGCGCTGATATCTCATCCCAAGCAGTGAAGAGGAGATTGCCAATAGATGTAAAGTTGAAGCTTGCTAAAGTTGCTAGAATTGCG GGGAGCCAAGGGAATGTATCAGGAGAGTTAATCAATCGTCTCATGAACATTGTTGGTCATCTAATACAGATTAGATCACTTAAG AGGAACTTGAAACTCATGATTGAGTCGGGTGATAATGCAAATCGAGAAAAAGATACGAGATTTCAACAGATCAAGAATGAAGTTATCGAGATGCTAAAAACACGAATTCCACTAATGGAATCACAG GCAAACAATCAAGAAGCTGGAACGTCAGATGATTTTCTGGATGTTGGCTCTGTTGGAAAGCCACCTTTGAAGAAGTTTGTCATGGATGCGGCGCTGGAGGGAAAATTGTGTGATCTATATGACAACTTTGTTGAG GGATTGGATGAAGATTCGAGTTCTCAGATCAGAAAGCTTTATGCAAAT CTAGCTGAACTCTGGCCAAATAGTTTAATGGACAATCGTGAGATCAAGCGTGCCATTTGTCGGGAAAAGGAAAGGCGGAGAGCATTGAAAGGAAACCTCGGGAAAGAGATG GATCAAACGAAGACAACAAATGGGAAACATACACAACTGGTCCAAAAGTCAGAGGGTACTACTTATCCCGACAAGGCTTCAGGTGTTGGAGTTAAAGCTAGTGTTGATCTTAGTGAAACCACCACATCCTTAGTCCACAGTCAATCTGACAATTCAAAGCAGCAACACGAGAAACTAAAGGGAGCTTCGAGCAACCCTGCAGCAAATGGAAAGActgtcaaaagaaagaaaaaaacaggtAAAAAAGAATCTCACTTGCCTGCAGAGAAACATCTGGTTTTGGGCTTGAAGCAGCAGACACATCCCCAGGCCAAAGCATAG
- the LOC104751626 gene encoding uncharacterized protein LOC104751626 isoform X3 → MGQPKVSTDDGSNPGEPCDISSEVLTAGDRNLLKVELRLEETNYVSWKKLMYEATKENGLFPSSPDPSLNANPNFEFPLARAPTDNEVAGQPQAYRFNTVIQKIERLYMGRDSSDGEELGGAPDDDEYDTEDSFIDDAELDDYFEVDNSPIKHDGFFISRGKLERIEPTTSNQKPKKRRRKKSAKPCGDVVDVSRKQAKMAKTAEGKDQSAVPEPSLKNISNDSKTVPDSIPHTDEANHQPRNSTSPKSKAAESSAPLHPICSSKNAHQESNSLPGKSRPNVSAKSTVVCQQENSGMHDLNIATKKSGSIVRPKSSTLEKAIRELEKVVAESSPPAATENQGADISSQAVKRRLPIDVKLKLAKVARIAQGSQGNVSGELINRLMNIVGHLIQIRSLKRNLKLMIESGDNANREKDTRFQQIKNEVIEMLKTRIPLMESQANNQEAGTSDDFLDVGSVGKPPLKKFVMDAALEGKLCDLYDNFVEGLDEDSSSQIRKLYANLAELWPNSLMDNREIKRAICREKERRRALKGNLGKEMDQTKTTNGKHTQLVQKSEGTTYPDKASGVGVKASVDLSETTTSLVHSQSDNSKQQHEKLKGASSNPAANGKTVKRKKKTGKKESHLPAEKHLVLGLKQQTHPQAKA, encoded by the exons GATGACGGTTCAAATCCCGGCGAACCGTGTGATATCTCGTCTGAGGTATTGACTGCTGGTGATCGGAATTTACTTAAGGTTGAGCTTCGTCTTGAGGAGACGAATTACGTATCGTGGAAGAAGCTTATGTATGAGGCTACCAAGGAGAACGGCTTGTTTCCTTCGTCCCCCGACCCGTCTCTCAATGCTAACCCTAACTTCGAGTTTCCCCTTGCTCGG GCACCAACAGATAATGAAGTGGCTGGCCAACCTCAAGCCTATCGTTTTAACACCGTTATACAGAAGATTGAGAGGCTCTACATG GGTAGAGATAGTAGTGATGGGGAAGAGCTAGGTGGTGCCCCAGATGATGACGAGTATGACACTGAAGATTCATTTATCGATGACGCTGAATTG GATGATTATTTTGAGGTTGATAATTCGCCAATTAAGCATGATGGATTTTTTATCAGTAGAGGAAAATTAGAACGGAT TGAACCAACAACTTCAAACCAGAAACCAAAGAAAAGGCGAAGGAAAAAATCAGCAAAACCTTGCGGCGATGTTGTTGATGTATCCAGAAAACAAGCCAAGATGGCCAAGACGGCTGAGGGAAAG GATCAATCAGCTGTTCCTGAGCCCTCTTTGAAGAACATTTCCAACGATTCAAAGACAGTGCCGGACTCAATTCCCCATACTGATGAAGCGAATCATCAGCCAAGGAACTCCACAAGTCCGAAGTCAAAGGCAGCTGAATCTTCTGCCCCCCTCCATCCAATTTGCAGCAGCAAAAATGCTCATCAAGAATCCAACTCCCTTCCAGGAAAATCTCGACCAAATGTTTCGGCAAAATCAACAGTAGTCTGTCAGCAAGAAAACAGTGGCATGCATGACCTGAACATTGCAACA AAAAAAAGTGGTTCAATTGTCAGACCTAAATCCTCGACTCTTGAGAAAGCCATCAGGGAATTGGAGAAGGTGGTCGCTGAAT CAAGCCCTCCTGCTGCGACAGAGAATCAAGGCGCTGATATCTCATCCCAAGCAGTGAAGAGGAGATTGCCAATAGATGTAAAGTTGAAGCTTGCTAAAGTTGCTAGAATTGCG cAGGGGAGCCAAGGGAATGTATCAGGAGAGTTAATCAATCGTCTCATGAACATTGTTGGTCATCTAATACAGATTAGATCACTTAAG AGGAACTTGAAACTCATGATTGAGTCGGGTGATAATGCAAATCGAGAAAAAGATACGAGATTTCAACAGATCAAGAATGAAGTTATCGAGATGCTAAAAACACGAATTCCACTAATGGAATCACAG GCAAACAATCAAGAAGCTGGAACGTCAGATGATTTTCTGGATGTTGGCTCTGTTGGAAAGCCACCTTTGAAGAAGTTTGTCATGGATGCGGCGCTGGAGGGAAAATTGTGTGATCTATATGACAACTTTGTTGAG GGATTGGATGAAGATTCGAGTTCTCAGATCAGAAAGCTTTATGCAAAT CTAGCTGAACTCTGGCCAAATAGTTTAATGGACAATCGTGAGATCAAGCGTGCCATTTGTCGGGAAAAGGAAAGGCGGAGAGCATTGAAAGGAAACCTCGGGAAAGAGATG GATCAAACGAAGACAACAAATGGGAAACATACACAACTGGTCCAAAAGTCAGAGGGTACTACTTATCCCGACAAGGCTTCAGGTGTTGGAGTTAAAGCTAGTGTTGATCTTAGTGAAACCACCACATCCTTAGTCCACAGTCAATCTGACAATTCAAAGCAGCAACACGAGAAACTAAAGGGAGCTTCGAGCAACCCTGCAGCAAATGGAAAGActgtcaaaagaaagaaaaaaacaggtAAAAAAGAATCTCACTTGCCTGCAGAGAAACATCTGGTTTTGGGCTTGAAGCAGCAGACACATCCCCAGGCCAAAGCATAG
- the LOC104751626 gene encoding uncharacterized protein LOC104751626 isoform X4 encodes MMTSMTLKIHLSMTLNCEPTTSNQKPKKRRRKKSAKPCGDVVDVSRKQAKMAKTAEGKDQSAVPEPSLKNISNDSKTVPDSIPHTDEANHQPRNSTSPKSKAAESSAPLHPICSSKNAHQESNSLPGKSRPNVSAKSTVVCQQENSGMHDLNIATKKSGSIVRPKSSTLEKAIRELEKVVAESSPPAATENQGADISSQAVKRRLPIDVKLKLAKVARIAQGSQGNVSGELINRLMNIVGHLIQIRSLKRNLKLMIESGDNANREKDTRFQQIKNEVIEMLKTRIPLMESQANNQEAGTSDDFLDVGSVGKPPLKKFVMDAALEGKLCDLYDNFVEGLDEDSSSQIRKLYANLAELWPNSLMDNREIKRAICREKERRRALKGNLGKEMDQTKTTNGKHTQLVQKSEGTTYPDKASGVGVKASVDLSETTTSLVHSQSDNSKQQHEKLKGASSNPAANGKTVKRKKKTGKKESHLPAEKHLVLGLKQQTHPQAKA; translated from the exons ATGATGACGAGTATGACACTGAAGATTCATTTATCGATGACGCTGAATTG TGAACCAACAACTTCAAACCAGAAACCAAAGAAAAGGCGAAGGAAAAAATCAGCAAAACCTTGCGGCGATGTTGTTGATGTATCCAGAAAACAAGCCAAGATGGCCAAGACGGCTGAGGGAAAG GATCAATCAGCTGTTCCTGAGCCCTCTTTGAAGAACATTTCCAACGATTCAAAGACAGTGCCGGACTCAATTCCCCATACTGATGAAGCGAATCATCAGCCAAGGAACTCCACAAGTCCGAAGTCAAAGGCAGCTGAATCTTCTGCCCCCCTCCATCCAATTTGCAGCAGCAAAAATGCTCATCAAGAATCCAACTCCCTTCCAGGAAAATCTCGACCAAATGTTTCGGCAAAATCAACAGTAGTCTGTCAGCAAGAAAACAGTGGCATGCATGACCTGAACATTGCAACA AAAAAAAGTGGTTCAATTGTCAGACCTAAATCCTCGACTCTTGAGAAAGCCATCAGGGAATTGGAGAAGGTGGTCGCTGAAT CAAGCCCTCCTGCTGCGACAGAGAATCAAGGCGCTGATATCTCATCCCAAGCAGTGAAGAGGAGATTGCCAATAGATGTAAAGTTGAAGCTTGCTAAAGTTGCTAGAATTGCG cAGGGGAGCCAAGGGAATGTATCAGGAGAGTTAATCAATCGTCTCATGAACATTGTTGGTCATCTAATACAGATTAGATCACTTAAG AGGAACTTGAAACTCATGATTGAGTCGGGTGATAATGCAAATCGAGAAAAAGATACGAGATTTCAACAGATCAAGAATGAAGTTATCGAGATGCTAAAAACACGAATTCCACTAATGGAATCACAG GCAAACAATCAAGAAGCTGGAACGTCAGATGATTTTCTGGATGTTGGCTCTGTTGGAAAGCCACCTTTGAAGAAGTTTGTCATGGATGCGGCGCTGGAGGGAAAATTGTGTGATCTATATGACAACTTTGTTGAG GGATTGGATGAAGATTCGAGTTCTCAGATCAGAAAGCTTTATGCAAAT CTAGCTGAACTCTGGCCAAATAGTTTAATGGACAATCGTGAGATCAAGCGTGCCATTTGTCGGGAAAAGGAAAGGCGGAGAGCATTGAAAGGAAACCTCGGGAAAGAGATG GATCAAACGAAGACAACAAATGGGAAACATACACAACTGGTCCAAAAGTCAGAGGGTACTACTTATCCCGACAAGGCTTCAGGTGTTGGAGTTAAAGCTAGTGTTGATCTTAGTGAAACCACCACATCCTTAGTCCACAGTCAATCTGACAATTCAAAGCAGCAACACGAGAAACTAAAGGGAGCTTCGAGCAACCCTGCAGCAAATGGAAAGActgtcaaaagaaagaaaaaaacaggtAAAAAAGAATCTCACTTGCCTGCAGAGAAACATCTGGTTTTGGGCTTGAAGCAGCAGACACATCCCCAGGCCAAAGCATAG